The Kineothrix sp. MB12-C1 genome includes a window with the following:
- a CDS encoding UTP--glucose-1-phosphate uridylyltransferase, producing MDYREAYEKLEGYGQLHVLNYYEELTEKEKEELLEQIESVDFTVLKYCKNNTTNQKGEISPLNAMQLAQIEEKREEYTRIGLDEIKKGRAAAVLLAGGMGTRLGSDNPKGMFDIGITRPVYIFQRIIENLLDVVNAGKTWIHLFVMTSDKNHEVTVQFFEEKNYFGYKKEFIHFFKQEMVPASDYEGKVYMEERGKISTSPNGNGGWFSSMEKWGLLDIVNGEGIEWLNVFAVDNVLQRIVDPCFIGAVIAEGCVSGAKVVKKNAPDERVGALCLEDGKPSIVEYYELTEEMKAAKDENGDPAYNFGVILNYLFRKKDLEAIADSNLPLHVVEKKIPYIDENAELILPEQPNGYKYETLVLDMIHQVDNCLSYEVERKREFAPIKNATGVDSVDTARELCKENGIEL from the coding sequence ATGGATTATAGGGAAGCGTATGAAAAGTTAGAAGGATATGGGCAATTGCATGTGCTCAATTATTATGAAGAGCTGACGGAGAAGGAAAAAGAAGAATTGCTCGAGCAGATAGAATCTGTTGACTTTACGGTACTGAAGTATTGCAAAAACAATACGACGAATCAGAAGGGTGAGATTTCACCGTTGAATGCTATGCAGCTTGCTCAGATAGAAGAAAAGAGAGAAGAGTACACACGAATCGGTTTGGATGAAATTAAAAAGGGCAGGGCAGCAGCGGTGCTTCTGGCGGGAGGAATGGGGACAAGACTCGGTTCCGATAATCCTAAGGGAATGTTTGACATAGGGATTACACGTCCGGTCTATATTTTCCAGAGAATAATAGAGAACCTTTTGGATGTGGTAAATGCGGGTAAGACGTGGATTCATTTATTTGTCATGACGAGCGACAAGAATCATGAAGTGACCGTACAATTTTTTGAAGAGAAGAATTACTTCGGTTATAAAAAGGAATTCATACACTTTTTTAAACAGGAGATGGTGCCTGCTTCTGATTATGAGGGCAAGGTATATATGGAAGAGAGGGGAAAAATATCAACCTCCCCCAATGGAAATGGAGGCTGGTTCTCCTCCATGGAGAAATGGGGACTTTTGGATATTGTAAACGGGGAAGGAATCGAATGGTTGAATGTATTTGCGGTGGATAATGTACTGCAGCGGATTGTGGATCCATGCTTTATCGGCGCAGTAATTGCAGAAGGCTGTGTTTCCGGGGCGAAGGTAGTGAAGAAGAATGCGCCGGATGAAAGAGTGGGTGCTCTTTGCCTGGAGGATGGAAAGCCTTCTATCGTGGAATACTATGAATTGACTGAGGAAATGAAAGCGGCTAAGGATGAAAACGGAGATCCGGCCTATAATTTTGGTGTAATCTTGAATTATCTTTTCCGGAAAAAGGATCTGGAAGCGATTGCAGATAGTAATCTTCCTCTCCATGTGGTGGAGAAAAAGATCCCTTATATCGATGAAAATGCAGAACTCATTCTTCCCGAACAGCCTAATGGATATAAATATGAGACGTTGGTGTTGGATATGATTCATCAGGTGGATAATTGTCTTTCTTATGAAGTGGAGAGGAAAAGGGAATTTGCACCGATCAAGAATGCGACAGGAGTGGATTCTGTGGATACAGCCAGAGAACTTTGCAAGGAAAATGGAATCGAGCTATAG
- a CDS encoding M23 family metallopeptidase, with translation MKKVTKYYKRLQIRSIKIAVLAVIASIFFMPSYVKIENTGDNMFTVFLNGTEVGKVGDGKTAQTCLSEARKIMAGDGEELVLIECDMELQGKEVLWGHIDNEGAIIANMKNVLENNIKKTLHRSYTVKINEYTVNLSSKDEVLQLLQASIDKYDEQGQYYADLALDCTRELNVLTANIISREEKQEEEAEKEVFASIGIYEALDEMFDAVEPAREKDFSDYELGLISLEFGDDIEIVESYLAEDKLTSLAAAIEEVTKDQEKNQIYEVVSGDTLSKIAAENNLTIEKLIEMNDTIESETSTIRVEDEIIVTVPEPELSVERVEEVYYEEDYEADIVYVDNDNWYTTETKTLQEPSAGHRKVVAIVSYRNNAETSREIVKEEVTYQAVPKIVERGTKIPPTYIKPLSGGRLSSGFGARSRPTRGASTYHKGVDWATPVGTAVMASSAGTVAKAGWGSGYGYVVYINHGDGRQTRYGHLSKVLVSAGQSVSQGQKIALSGNTGISSGPHVHFEILINGSQVNPLKYLN, from the coding sequence ATGAAAAAAGTTACGAAATATTATAAGAGATTACAAATAAGATCAATTAAGATAGCTGTGTTGGCTGTTATTGCCAGCATATTTTTTATGCCATCCTATGTTAAAATTGAAAATACGGGAGACAATATGTTTACAGTATTTTTAAATGGAACCGAGGTGGGTAAGGTTGGAGACGGCAAAACGGCACAAACGTGTTTGAGCGAAGCGAGAAAAATAATGGCCGGAGACGGTGAGGAACTCGTGCTGATTGAATGCGATATGGAGCTGCAAGGCAAGGAAGTCCTCTGGGGACATATCGATAATGAAGGTGCAATTATCGCTAACATGAAGAACGTACTTGAAAATAATATCAAAAAGACGCTTCATCGGTCTTATACGGTCAAGATAAACGAATATACTGTGAATCTGTCGAGCAAGGACGAAGTATTACAGTTACTGCAGGCTTCTATCGATAAATACGATGAACAGGGACAATATTATGCAGACCTTGCACTGGATTGTACGAGGGAGTTGAATGTACTGACGGCAAACATCATTTCAAGAGAAGAGAAACAGGAAGAAGAAGCGGAGAAGGAAGTTTTTGCATCGATAGGAATCTATGAAGCGCTGGATGAAATGTTCGATGCTGTGGAACCGGCGAGAGAGAAGGATTTCTCGGATTATGAGTTAGGCCTGATATCGTTAGAGTTTGGCGATGATATTGAGATAGTGGAGTCTTACCTTGCGGAGGATAAGCTGACGTCTCTTGCCGCCGCTATTGAAGAGGTGACGAAGGATCAGGAGAAGAATCAGATATATGAAGTGGTATCGGGAGATACGCTGTCGAAAATTGCGGCAGAAAACAACCTGACGATAGAAAAGCTGATAGAAATGAACGATACGATCGAAAGTGAAACTTCCACTATCCGCGTGGAGGATGAAATTATAGTAACAGTACCGGAGCCGGAGTTATCTGTGGAACGTGTAGAAGAAGTATATTATGAAGAGGACTACGAGGCGGATATTGTATATGTGGACAATGATAACTGGTATACGACCGAGACGAAGACCTTGCAAGAGCCTTCCGCAGGGCATAGAAAGGTAGTGGCGATTGTCTCTTACCGGAACAATGCGGAGACTTCAAGAGAGATTGTAAAGGAAGAAGTGACTTATCAGGCGGTTCCCAAGATTGTGGAAAGGGGAACTAAGATTCCGCCTACCTATATTAAACCTCTTTCCGGCGGACGGCTTTCCTCCGGTTTCGGAGCGAGGAGCAGACCGACAAGAGGAGCGAGCACTTACCATAAGGGAGTGGATTGGGCAACTCCGGTAGGAACTGCAGTTATGGCATCCTCCGCAGGAACAGTTGCTAAGGCAGGCTGGGGAAGCGGTTATGGATATGTTGTATATATTAATCATGGGGACGGAAGACAGACCAGATACGGACATTTGAGTAAGGTTTTAGTTTCTGCGGGTCAATCGGTATCCCAGGGACAGAAGATCGCTCTTAGTGGAAATACCGGTATTAGCTCCGGACCTCACGTCCACTTTGAGATTTTAATAAATGGAAGCCAGGTAAACCCTTTGAAATATCTGAATTAA
- a CDS encoding methyl-accepting chemotaxis protein codes for MKKKVEMQSAKNKRLSVTSMVTIFISILMLFIIIWANQMVQNKLRDERSIIVAAIQLREGSQLLTSEVRAYAVTGEENYYNNYWKEVDEVKSRDHAIEIMKEIGITDKERGMIETIGNLSNELIPLETLAMEAVKGGDLQTATDYVYGEEYKQGIDKIASDTETFISSLSERMVKERNQILIIAYILDIILFVIMIFVIITQRTYSMFVRKELIGPLQLIEAQMVSVSEGKLNEEFELTADETEMGRLIGAIIHTKQYLKEVIGDMSRILDYLSQGDMRHSVHAEYVGDFLEIRESVQTIIDNMNQVFGTIKETAEQVGLGAEQMAQAAQNLAEGSTDQASAVDMLTRNMEEVSESIENTSKQAEETKRVTDEVGSCLDEGNHKMTELNEAMGVIRTCAEEISSITSTISGIADQTNLLALNAAIEAARAGEAGRGFAVVAEEVKELAGDSLEAVKGTEELVRRTIEAVEYGITLSRETQEAMGKADHMAGESMRNMNEVANLANTQAQQIRSAMESIIMISDKVQSNSAATEETAAAGEEQSAQSQSLQSLLAQFQLRG; via the coding sequence ATGAAGAAAAAAGTAGAAATGCAGTCAGCAAAGAATAAACGGCTTTCGGTTACATCGATGGTAACTATTTTCATCAGTATACTCATGTTGTTTATTATTATTTGGGCGAACCAAATGGTGCAGAATAAGTTACGGGATGAGAGAAGTATTATTGTGGCTGCCATTCAGTTGCGCGAAGGCTCGCAGCTGTTGACATCTGAAGTTCGTGCTTATGCGGTAACAGGGGAAGAGAATTATTATAATAACTATTGGAAGGAAGTAGATGAAGTAAAAAGCAGGGACCATGCGATAGAAATAATGAAAGAAATTGGTATTACGGATAAAGAGAGAGGAATGATCGAAACCATTGGTAATCTGTCCAATGAGTTGATTCCTTTGGAAACCTTGGCTATGGAAGCGGTAAAAGGCGGAGATTTGCAGACTGCCACAGATTATGTTTATGGGGAAGAATACAAACAGGGAATCGATAAGATCGCATCGGATACAGAGACGTTCATCAGTTCCCTTTCGGAAAGGATGGTAAAGGAAAGAAATCAAATACTTATAATTGCTTATATTTTAGATATTATTTTATTTGTAATTATGATTTTTGTTATCATTACCCAGAGAACTTATTCCATGTTTGTAAGAAAGGAACTTATTGGGCCGTTACAGCTTATTGAGGCGCAGATGGTAAGTGTTTCCGAAGGCAAGCTGAATGAAGAATTTGAGCTCACGGCAGATGAGACTGAGATGGGGAGATTGATCGGAGCCATCATACATACCAAACAATACTTAAAAGAAGTAATCGGAGATATGTCAAGAATCTTAGATTACCTTTCACAAGGTGACATGAGACATTCGGTCCATGCCGAATATGTGGGAGATTTTCTTGAGATAAGGGAGTCGGTACAGACAATTATAGATAATATGAATCAAGTTTTCGGTACAATAAAGGAAACGGCGGAGCAAGTAGGGCTGGGAGCAGAGCAGATGGCACAGGCGGCTCAGAATCTTGCGGAAGGAAGTACAGACCAAGCGAGTGCGGTGGATATGCTTACAAGGAATATGGAGGAAGTGAGTGAAAGTATAGAGAACACTTCGAAGCAGGCAGAAGAAACGAAACGGGTCACTGACGAAGTTGGATCATGCCTGGATGAGGGAAATCATAAAATGACTGAACTCAACGAAGCTATGGGAGTTATTCGAACCTGTGCGGAAGAAATAAGCAGTATAACATCGACGATTAGCGGAATTGCAGACCAGACGAATCTATTGGCTTTGAATGCGGCGATTGAAGCAGCAAGGGCCGGAGAAGCAGGAAGAGGATTCGCGGTAGTAGCAGAAGAAGTAAAAGAGCTGGCAGGAGATTCCCTGGAAGCTGTGAAGGGTACAGAAGAGCTGGTGCGCCGCACGATAGAAGCGGTAGAATATGGAATTACTCTTTCCAGGGAAACACAGGAGGCCATGGGTAAAGCGGATCATATGGCAGGAGAAAGCATGAGGAATATGAACGAAGTGGCGAATCTTGCCAATACACAAGCGCAGCAGATACGAAGCGCGATGGAAAGTATTATTATGATATCGGATAAAGTTCAAAGTAACTCCGCAGCAACCGAGGAGACGGCTGCTGCCGGTGAAGAACAGAGCGCACAATCGCAAAGCTTACAGAGTCTGTTGGCGCAGTTCCAATTAAGGGGCTAA
- a CDS encoding GTP pyrophosphokinase has product MELRVERDSDVDNWKEVILIYNSALKQISTKLEILNDEFQHVHRYNPIEHIKSRIKTSESIVKKLKKNGYESTIENMVKYVNDIAGIRVICSFSSDIYEIADMITNQSDIKIISVKDYIKSPKVSGYKSYHMLATVPVYLSDRIVDTKVEIQIRTVAMDFWASLEHKIHYKFEGNAPNSIKEELVECAKMVSDLDARMLLLNEKVQKLSEQ; this is encoded by the coding sequence ATGGAACTGAGAGTAGAAAGAGATAGTGATGTAGATAATTGGAAAGAGGTCATTTTAATTTATAATTCGGCACTCAAGCAGATATCTACTAAATTGGAAATACTGAATGATGAATTTCAGCATGTACATAGATATAATCCGATTGAGCATATTAAATCGAGAATAAAGACATCAGAAAGTATTGTTAAAAAGTTAAAAAAGAATGGTTATGAATCTACCATAGAAAATATGGTAAAGTATGTAAATGATATAGCGGGAATCAGGGTGATTTGTTCCTTTAGTTCCGATATCTATGAAATAGCAGATATGATCACTAACCAAAGTGATATTAAGATTATTTCGGTGAAGGATTATATTAAGAGTCCTAAAGTGAGCGGATATAAGAGTTATCATATGCTTGCGACAGTTCCTGTATACCTTTCCGACCGAATCGTAGATACGAAGGTAGAGATTCAGATACGAACGGTTGCCATGGACTTCTGGGCCAGCCTGGAGCACAAGATTCATTATAAATTTGAAGGGAATGCCCCGAACTCCATTAAAGAAGAATTGGTGGAATGTGCTAAGATGGTTTCCGATCTGGATGCCAGAATGCTTCTTTTGAATGAAAAGGTACAGAAGCTGAGCGAACAATAA
- a CDS encoding flavin reductase family protein, producing MGKQSWKPGNMLYPLPVVLVSAADKNGEKNIFTVAWAGTICSDPPMVSISVRPQRYSYHMIEETGEFVINLTTEELCFATDYCGVRSGRDIDKWKELNLTAIPGDVVKAPMLKESPVNIECKVEEIKKLGTHDMFIARVVAVHADEKYMDEKQKFHFNEASPIVYSHGSYMSIGEQIGTFGFSVRKKK from the coding sequence ATGGGAAAGCAAAGCTGGAAACCGGGAAATATGTTGTACCCGCTTCCTGTTGTATTGGTGAGTGCAGCGGATAAAAACGGAGAGAAGAATATATTTACAGTTGCATGGGCAGGAACGATTTGCAGCGACCCGCCGATGGTATCCATATCGGTGAGGCCGCAACGGTATTCCTACCATATGATAGAAGAGACCGGGGAATTTGTCATTAACTTAACGACAGAGGAACTTTGTTTTGCGACAGATTACTGCGGTGTCAGAAGCGGAAGAGATATCGATAAATGGAAAGAGCTGAATTTGACGGCAATTCCGGGAGATGTGGTGAAGGCTCCCATGCTGAAGGAAAGTCCTGTCAATATCGAATGTAAGGTGGAAGAGATTAAAAAGCTGGGGACTCATGACATGTTTATTGCCAGAGTAGTAGCGGTGCATGCGGATGAAAAGTATATGGATGAAAAGCAGAAATTTCATTTCAACGAGGCATCCCCCATCGTATATTCCCACGGTTCCTACATGTCGATTGGCGAGCAGATAGGAACCTTTGGATTTAGTGTAAGAAAGAAAAAGTGA
- a CDS encoding Y-family DNA polymerase — protein MDEKNRERIIFHIDVNSAYLSWSALQNLENGASEDIREIPSIIGGDMERRRGVVLAKSVPAKAYLVTTGEPIVNALRKCPHLTIYPPDHALYHRRSRELMDFLYDICPDIEQVSVDECYMDYTPVAGRYASPAEAAHIIKDSVYERFGYTVNVGISNRKVLAKMASDFKKPNLVHTLYAEEVPKKLWPLPVSSLYMCGRSSQETLRKLEILTIGDLAQADTDILFAHLKSHGILLWEYANGIDSSEVITGGMDLKGVGNSTTLSEDAMTPEEAYIVLLSLAETVSARLRKSEQLAAMISTEIKYNTFHRVSHQTTLSTPTCSTDFIYKTACGLFDELWDGTPIRLLGIRTSKLVSACSPIQLSLFDIQNEMESMPISSKQQKLDVALDSIRKRYGPDSVVRGSLL, from the coding sequence ATGGACGAGAAAAACCGGGAACGAATTATTTTTCATATAGATGTGAATTCTGCTTATTTAAGCTGGAGTGCCTTGCAAAATCTTGAAAATGGCGCTTCCGAAGATATCCGGGAGATTCCATCGATTATTGGCGGCGACATGGAACGCCGGCGCGGAGTTGTGCTGGCCAAATCGGTGCCGGCTAAGGCTTATTTGGTAACAACGGGCGAACCCATTGTAAATGCACTTCGCAAATGCCCTCACTTAACCATTTATCCTCCGGACCACGCCCTCTATCATAGGCGTTCCCGAGAACTTATGGATTTCTTATATGATATTTGTCCGGACATCGAGCAGGTAAGCGTGGATGAATGCTACATGGATTATACGCCGGTCGCAGGACGATACGCCTCCCCTGCGGAAGCGGCTCATATCATCAAGGATAGTGTATATGAACGATTTGGTTATACTGTCAATGTAGGAATTTCTAACAGGAAGGTGCTCGCCAAAATGGCCTCTGACTTCAAGAAGCCTAATCTGGTGCATACCTTGTATGCGGAGGAAGTACCTAAGAAACTATGGCCTCTTCCTGTTTCTTCCTTATATATGTGCGGTCGTTCCAGTCAGGAGACTCTGCGCAAATTGGAAATACTCACCATCGGCGACCTGGCACAGGCTGATACCGATATACTTTTCGCCCATTTAAAAAGCCATGGTATCTTATTATGGGAATATGCGAACGGAATCGATTCTTCAGAAGTAATTACAGGAGGCATGGATCTAAAGGGCGTTGGAAATTCAACAACCCTCAGTGAGGATGCCATGACGCCGGAAGAGGCATATATTGTTCTCCTGTCCCTGGCTGAGACAGTATCTGCCAGACTGCGAAAGTCCGAACAGCTCGCTGCTATGATTAGTACGGAAATCAAATATAATACCTTCCACCGAGTATCACACCAAACAACCTTATCCACACCTACCTGCTCCACGGATTTCATTTATAAAACTGCCTGCGGGCTCTTCGATGAACTATGGGATGGTACCCCTATCCGTCTTCTCGGCATAAGGACTTCCAAACTTGTCTCTGCATGTTCTCCGATTCAGCTAAGTCTCTTCGATATACAAAACGAAATGGAATCCATGCCAATCTCGAGCAAACAGCAGAAGCTGGATGTGGCTTTGGATTCCATAAGGAAACGATATGGACCTGACTCCGTTGTTCGGGGCAGTCTTTTATAA
- the galE gene encoding UDP-glucose 4-epimerase GalE, with product MAILVTGGAGYIGSHTVVELQNAGYDVVVLDNLSNSSEKSLQRVEKITGKKVPFYKVDILDRQGLHEVFEKESIDSCIHFAGLKAVGESVAKPWEYYENNIAGTLTLVDVMREHGVKNIIFSSSATVYGDPAIIPITEECPKGQCTNPYGWTKSMLEQVLSDMQKADPEWNIIILRYFNPIGAHESGTIGENPNGIPNNLMPYITQVAVGKLKELGVFGNDYDTPDGTGVRDYIHVVDLANGHVKALKKIEEKAGLCIYNLGTGTGYSVLDIVKNFEAATGVPIPYVIKDRRPGDIATCYSDAGKAKRELNWEAKFGIKEMCEDSWRWQSNNPNGYDE from the coding sequence ATGGCAATATTAGTAACAGGCGGTGCCGGATATATCGGAAGCCATACGGTGGTAGAACTGCAAAATGCAGGCTATGATGTGGTGGTATTGGATAATTTAAGCAATTCCAGCGAGAAATCATTACAAAGGGTGGAGAAGATAACTGGCAAGAAGGTACCTTTTTATAAAGTGGATATTTTGGACAGACAGGGATTACATGAAGTGTTTGAAAAAGAAAGTATTGATTCCTGTATTCATTTTGCGGGACTTAAAGCAGTTGGAGAGTCTGTAGCTAAGCCCTGGGAATATTATGAGAACAACATTGCAGGGACTTTAACATTAGTGGACGTGATGAGAGAACATGGAGTGAAGAATATTATTTTCTCTTCCTCGGCGACAGTATATGGTGATCCGGCGATTATTCCGATTACGGAGGAGTGTCCGAAAGGGCAATGTACCAATCCCTACGGCTGGACGAAATCAATGTTAGAGCAGGTTCTGTCGGATATGCAGAAAGCGGATCCTGAGTGGAATATCATTATTCTTCGCTACTTTAACCCCATTGGGGCTCATGAAAGCGGAACGATTGGAGAGAATCCTAATGGAATTCCCAACAATTTGATGCCTTATATTACACAGGTAGCAGTTGGTAAGCTGAAAGAGCTGGGGGTATTCGGTAATGATTATGATACGCCCGACGGAACCGGAGTCAGAGACTATATCCATGTAGTGGACTTAGCGAATGGCCATGTTAAAGCTTTGAAAAAGATTGAAGAAAAAGCAGGACTTTGCATTTATAATCTTGGAACAGGCACCGGATATAGCGTGCTCGATATTGTGAAGAACTTCGAGGCGGCCACCGGCGTACCAATTCCTTATGTGATTAAGGATAGACGCCCCGGAGATATCGCAACCTGCTATTCGGATGCAGGCAAGGCGAAAAGGGAGCTTAATTGGGAAGCGAAGTTCGGTATTAAGGAAATGTGTGAAGATTCCTGGAGATGGCAGAGCAATAATCCCAATGGATATGATGAATAA
- a CDS encoding cation:proton antiporter yields MLTSLALIFLLGLLLAGIFKRLRLPGLLGMLLTGIILGPYAFDLLDSSILSISADLRELALIIILTRAGLALDIEDLKKVGRPAVLMCFVPACFEIIGMVILAPGLLGISVLDAAIMGAVVGAVSPAVIVPKMLYLMENQYGTNKSIPQLIMAGASVDDVFVIVMFAAFTGLAQGEKISPVSFVQIPVSIVTGLLIGIAVGIGLAFMFKRLHIRDSMKVIIILSISFLFVATESLLKGTVPFSGLLAVMSLGAALQKNRTEVAKRLSNKFSKLWVGSEILLFVLVGATVDLKYAISAGVSTIIVIFGVLAFRMLGVFVCLIKTKLVWKERLFCMIAYMPKATVQAAIGSIPLSMGLSCGNIVLTVAVLAILITAPLGAFGIDVLHKRLLTKEK; encoded by the coding sequence ATGCTTACTAGTTTAGCACTTATTTTTTTATTAGGTCTGTTACTTGCCGGAATATTCAAACGGCTGCGATTGCCGGGTCTCCTTGGCATGCTCCTGACGGGTATTATCTTAGGCCCCTATGCATTTGACTTATTAGACAGTTCAATACTTTCGATTTCTGCCGATTTGAGGGAACTGGCACTTATTATTATCCTCACCCGTGCGGGGTTAGCGCTTGACATTGAGGACTTGAAGAAAGTGGGACGCCCGGCAGTATTGATGTGTTTTGTTCCCGCATGTTTTGAAATAATCGGGATGGTAATTCTTGCTCCCGGACTCCTTGGGATATCCGTTCTGGATGCTGCGATTATGGGAGCGGTGGTCGGAGCTGTTTCTCCGGCTGTCATCGTTCCCAAGATGCTCTATCTTATGGAAAATCAATATGGAACGAACAAAAGCATACCGCAATTAATTATGGCCGGGGCTTCTGTGGACGATGTTTTTGTCATCGTTATGTTCGCCGCATTTACAGGACTGGCGCAAGGTGAGAAGATATCTCCGGTGAGCTTTGTTCAAATACCTGTTTCTATCGTTACGGGGCTGTTGATCGGCATTGCTGTAGGGATTGGATTGGCCTTTATGTTTAAAAGACTTCACATCCGTGATTCTATGAAGGTTATCATTATATTAAGTATTTCATTTCTATTTGTTGCCACTGAGAGCCTTCTAAAAGGTACTGTCCCTTTTTCGGGTCTGCTTGCAGTGATGAGTTTAGGTGCAGCATTGCAAAAAAATAGAACGGAAGTTGCCAAAAGACTTTCAAATAAATTCTCAAAGCTTTGGGTGGGTTCCGAAATCTTGCTATTTGTACTTGTGGGAGCAACCGTCGATTTGAAATATGCTATTTCGGCGGGGGTATCTACCATTATTGTTATATTTGGGGTTTTGGCATTTAGGATGCTTGGAGTCTTTGTTTGTCTTATCAAAACAAAATTAGTATGGAAGGAACGGTTATTTTGTATGATTGCTTACATGCCCAAAGCAACCGTACAGGCGGCGATAGGTTCCATTCCTCTTTCCATGGGTTTATCTTGCGGCAATATAGTGTTGACGGTTGCGGTACTCGCAATTTTAATCACAGCTCCGCTTGGAGCGTTTGGAATTGATGTGTTGCATAAACGTTTGCTGACGAAGGAGAAATGA
- the trhA gene encoding PAQR family membrane homeostasis protein TrhA has product MQITIREPGSAITHFIGMMMAVFAAVPLLIKAATTSGSASFTAMAVFMLSMIFLYGASATYHSVTVSDKVLKVFRKIDHMMIFVLIAGSYTPVCLIVLGGKLGYTLLAVVWGIALLGITVKAAWITCPKWFSSTIYIAMGWVCMGVFGTLWNTLPKNAFLWLLGGGVIYTIGGVIYALKLPIFNSKHAYFGSHEIFHLFVMGGSICHFIFMYRYVA; this is encoded by the coding sequence ATGCAAATAACAATTCGTGAACCCGGCAGTGCAATTACTCATTTCATAGGAATGATGATGGCCGTTTTCGCCGCTGTACCACTTTTGATAAAGGCGGCTACCACATCGGGCAGCGCTTCCTTCACCGCAATGGCCGTATTTATGCTGAGTATGATTTTTCTCTATGGAGCGAGCGCAACCTACCATTCTGTGACGGTGTCCGATAAGGTGCTAAAGGTATTTCGAAAAATAGATCATATGATGATTTTCGTACTTATTGCAGGTTCCTACACTCCGGTCTGTCTTATCGTTCTTGGCGGTAAGCTCGGATATACTCTTTTGGCCGTAGTATGGGGTATTGCCCTTTTGGGAATTACGGTAAAAGCCGCATGGATCACATGTCCGAAGTGGTTCTCCTCCACCATTTATATTGCCATGGGCTGGGTATGTATGGGGGTCTTTGGAACTCTCTGGAATACACTTCCTAAAAACGCCTTCCTTTGGTTACTGGGAGGCGGCGTTATCTACACAATAGGCGGAGTTATCTATGCTTTGAAACTCCCTATCTTCAATTCCAAACACGCTTACTTCGGTTCACACGAGATATTCCATCTTTTTGTTATGGGCGGAAGCATCTGCCACTTCATCTTCATGTACCGCTATGTAGCCTAA